In Chitinophaga sp. HK235, a single window of DNA contains:
- a CDS encoding AGE family epimerase/isomerase — protein sequence MQQELKQALHSELFHILHYWMKYTKDEQHGGFYGRLDNSNTPDIFAPKGAVLNARILWTFSAAYNLTRELPFLTMARRAQDYFRDHFLDTVHGGVYWTVDHKGQPLETKKQVYAIAFAIYAYSEYYKVTKEEQARSIAVKLYNSLQQHSYDPQYGGYFEAFTREWKPLADQRLSDKDANEKKTMNTHLHVLEAYANLYTIWPESTLKKNIHDLLRLFCDKIIDKRSGHLHLFFTEQWQVKGNLVSYGHDIEASWLLLEAATIIQDQELIATCRAMALKMTLATQEGLDRDGGLWHEYEPTKRNTVPEKHWWPQAEAIVGFLNAWQLQPAGNYLQRACDSWRFIENRLRDRAHGEWFWGVHEDDSIMQEDKAGLWKCPYHNARACMEAVKRL from the coding sequence ATGCAACAGGAATTAAAACAGGCGCTTCATAGTGAGTTATTCCATATCCTTCACTATTGGATGAAGTATACCAAAGATGAACAGCATGGCGGTTTCTACGGCAGGCTGGACAACAGCAACACGCCCGACATATTCGCTCCTAAAGGTGCCGTGCTCAATGCCCGCATCCTCTGGACTTTCTCTGCAGCGTATAACCTTACTCGTGAGCTTCCTTTCCTGACCATGGCACGCCGCGCACAGGACTATTTCAGGGATCATTTCCTGGATACGGTCCATGGTGGCGTTTATTGGACCGTGGATCATAAAGGGCAACCGCTGGAAACAAAAAAACAGGTGTATGCCATCGCTTTTGCCATCTATGCTTATAGTGAATATTATAAGGTCACAAAAGAAGAACAGGCAAGAAGTATCGCCGTAAAGTTGTATAACAGTTTGCAGCAACATAGCTATGATCCGCAGTACGGAGGCTACTTTGAAGCATTTACCCGTGAATGGAAACCGCTGGCAGACCAGCGTCTCAGCGATAAAGATGCAAATGAAAAAAAGACGATGAATACTCATCTGCATGTGTTGGAAGCATATGCTAACCTATACACCATCTGGCCAGAAAGCACGCTGAAAAAGAACATTCATGATCTGCTCCGTTTGTTCTGTGATAAGATCATCGATAAAAGAAGTGGTCATCTGCATCTCTTTTTCACAGAACAATGGCAGGTAAAAGGTAACCTGGTTTCGTATGGTCATGATATAGAAGCCAGCTGGCTGCTGCTGGAAGCTGCCACTATTATACAGGACCAGGAGCTGATAGCCACCTGCAGGGCGATGGCACTGAAAATGACACTGGCTACACAGGAAGGACTGGACCGCGATGGTGGTTTGTGGCATGAATATGAGCCAACAAAACGGAATACGGTGCCCGAAAAACACTGGTGGCCGCAGGCGGAAGCGATAGTAGGATTCCTGAATGCCTGGCAGCTGCAGCCTGCCGGTAATTATCTGCAACGTGCCTGTGACTCCTGGCGATTCATAGAAAACAGACTCCGTGATCGTGCCCATGGTGAATGGTTTTGGGGTGTTCATGAAGATGATTCCATCATGCAGGAAGATAAAGCCGGTTTGTGGAAATGCCCCTATCACAATGCCAGGGCCTGTATGGAGGCTGTCAAACGTTTGTAG
- a CDS encoding helix-turn-helix domain-containing protein encodes MNATVQIPTAELREAIDYYWYHETDQLQQTSYNIPFLHQELVFSFGDAFTVTNQHQKMFGYDPAGSISGIFSGPVITRVSGRYKAIGIIFKPFGLYRLFGFSAAQFRDGLIQTDQLWDNKTTDLVHQLQQQPSPAQKLQTLERFLLAHARPHQVPSIITDNSLHASLGKGHIRSLQSAQQVSAKKYIQQFHHAVGSTPKRYAQLHLINASLALIAQQPDLPLTAVAYEHGFYDQAHFIRVFKSFAGITPLQYKKAVQAGNVSATFPNTILHHP; translated from the coding sequence ATGAATGCGACTGTTCAAATACCAACTGCGGAGTTGAGGGAAGCAATCGATTACTACTGGTATCACGAAACAGACCAGCTGCAGCAGACTTCCTACAATATTCCATTCCTGCATCAGGAGCTGGTTTTCAGCTTCGGGGATGCTTTTACGGTAACCAATCAGCATCAGAAAATGTTTGGCTACGATCCTGCAGGAAGTATATCCGGTATTTTCTCGGGGCCTGTTATTACACGAGTAAGCGGGCGGTACAAGGCGATAGGCATTATCTTCAAACCTTTCGGACTGTACCGGCTGTTTGGCTTTTCTGCTGCACAGTTCAGGGATGGTCTGATACAAACAGATCAGCTGTGGGATAACAAAACCACTGATCTTGTACATCAGCTGCAACAACAACCCTCTCCTGCACAAAAGCTGCAGACACTGGAACGTTTCCTGCTGGCCCATGCGCGCCCGCATCAGGTGCCTTCCATCATTACCGACAACAGCCTGCATGCCTCGCTGGGAAAAGGACATATCCGGTCTTTACAATCTGCGCAGCAGGTATCTGCCAAAAAATATATACAACAGTTTCATCATGCTGTGGGCAGCACTCCCAAAAGATATGCACAGCTACATCTTATCAACGCATCGCTGGCACTAATTGCACAGCAGCCCGATCTGCCACTTACAGCGGTGGCGTATGAACATGGGTTTTATGATCAGGCGCATTTTATACGCGTATTCAAATCTTTTGCGGGCATTACACCACTGCAGTACAAAAAGGCTGTGCAGGCAGGAAACGTGTCCGCTACTTTTCCGAATACTATTCTTCATCATCCATAA
- a CDS encoding MFS transporter, whose translation MNNYITLREKIGYGFGDMASSMFWKLFGMYLLFFYTDVMGITAAAAGTMLLITRIWDTFFDPVVGAMADRTQSRWGKFRPYMLYMAVPFGIIGVLTFTTPGYGVSGKLIYAYITYSAMMMIYSLINVPYASLLGVMSVDGKERNTLASFRMSFAFGGSLLAVTLIEPLVSAFSGGSLQPANLQRGWQMGVAVIALICVLLFLLCFAWVRERVQPIEEQSTSLKDDLKDLWVNRPWWILLGAGVAALLFNSIRDGATLYYFKYYIQKDTVFLLVGTKVTYSMLYLLVGQGANMLGVVLAAPVGNRIGKKNTYLYAMVLASLFSMLFYWLDKEQLVLIYLFQFIISICAGIIFPLLWSMYADIADYSEWKNSRRATGLIFSSSSMAQKFGWTIGGALTGWLLACFGFRANSIQEHATRQGIVLMLSFLPAAGSLLSILFIVLYPLSENRIAAITLELAARKKQIN comes from the coding sequence ATGAATAATTACATAACACTCAGGGAAAAAATCGGTTACGGTTTTGGAGACATGGCATCTTCTATGTTCTGGAAGCTATTTGGCATGTACCTCCTTTTTTTCTACACAGATGTGATGGGTATTACGGCCGCCGCTGCCGGTACCATGTTGCTGATTACACGTATATGGGACACTTTTTTTGATCCGGTAGTGGGTGCCATGGCCGACAGAACGCAGTCCCGCTGGGGGAAATTCCGGCCTTATATGCTCTATATGGCAGTCCCTTTCGGTATCATCGGTGTGCTCACTTTTACAACACCTGGTTATGGCGTTTCCGGCAAACTGATATACGCCTATATTACCTACTCAGCCATGATGATGATCTATTCTCTCATCAACGTACCTTATGCATCCTTACTGGGTGTGATGTCTGTAGATGGTAAGGAAAGAAATACGCTGGCTTCTTTCCGTATGTCGTTTGCATTTGGGGGGAGCCTGCTGGCGGTGACCCTTATAGAACCGCTGGTATCCGCTTTCAGCGGAGGAAGCCTGCAGCCAGCCAACCTGCAAAGAGGCTGGCAGATGGGGGTAGCCGTGATTGCCCTGATTTGTGTGCTGCTGTTTTTACTTTGTTTTGCCTGGGTGAGGGAGAGAGTGCAGCCTATAGAGGAACAAAGTACCTCACTGAAAGATGACCTGAAAGACCTCTGGGTAAACAGGCCCTGGTGGATACTCCTGGGGGCAGGCGTAGCGGCGCTCCTCTTTAATTCCATCCGTGATGGAGCCACCTTGTATTACTTTAAATATTACATACAAAAGGATACCGTTTTTCTGCTGGTAGGCACCAAAGTCACCTATTCCATGTTATACCTGCTGGTAGGCCAGGGCGCCAATATGCTGGGGGTAGTTCTCGCTGCTCCGGTGGGCAACCGTATCGGCAAAAAGAATACTTATCTGTATGCCATGGTCCTGGCTTCGTTGTTCAGTATGCTGTTTTACTGGCTGGATAAGGAACAGCTGGTACTGATATATCTGTTTCAGTTTATCATCAGCATATGTGCAGGTATTATCTTCCCGTTGTTGTGGTCTATGTATGCAGACATTGCAGATTATTCCGAATGGAAAAACAGCCGTCGTGCTACAGGCCTTATTTTCTCTTCTTCTTCCATGGCACAGAAATTCGGCTGGACCATCGGCGGCGCGCTCACCGGCTGGCTGCTGGCTTGTTTTGGTTTCCGGGCCAACAGCATACAGGAACATGCCACCCGCCAGGGTATTGTGCTGATGCTGAGTTTCCTGCCGGCAGCAGGTTCGCTGCTCTCCATTCTTTTTATTGTTTTGTATCCATTATCCGAAAACCGTATAGCCGCTATTACCCTCGAACTGGCGGCCCGCAAAAAACAAATCAACTGA
- a CDS encoding polysaccharide lyase 6 family protein — MKKLLPLVLLYLLPALLSAGQTTVNSLSALQSAIDNAQPGAVIILANGVYNATTDITIKRQGTAAKPITITTQSTGSAEISGNGGFNIVSPAQYIIIRGFKFTHKASKAKTASGTSFCRFTRNIFETPGDGENLTIAGSDHQIDYNTFQHKNAMGRFLAIRGSGSQIAERLWIHHNYFLDQQHQAGNGIETLQFGLSGFSLSSSNSIVEYNLFEQCNGENEMISVKASAVVLRYNTIRDCPAQFTLRHGNRCQVYGNYFVNTPGIRIFGDDHVIHSNYFENCDPAITIGNGDGEVADGAPLTCHDRPDRTMIVFNTLVNNVSNITQPGRTNGLGATATTVAANIVQGGGNAAQIAGPYPNPVWKNNMLNNASAGAIPSSGYVTTNPMLSRNSSGTYHIQAGSPAIGMVTTSYPGVQTDMDGQPRSTPLDAGADQVSTAPVKTVILSPAMVGHSAP, encoded by the coding sequence ATGAAAAAGCTACTACCACTTGTTCTGCTCTACCTGCTGCCAGCGTTACTATCAGCCGGCCAGACAACTGTTAACTCCTTGTCTGCCCTGCAATCAGCCATCGACAACGCTCAACCCGGCGCTGTCATCATCCTGGCCAACGGCGTATACAACGCCACCACCGACATTACCATCAAACGGCAGGGCACTGCTGCCAAACCCATCACCATCACCACACAATCCACTGGCAGTGCAGAAATCAGCGGCAACGGCGGCTTCAACATCGTTAGCCCCGCTCAATACATTATCATCCGGGGATTTAAGTTCACCCATAAAGCCAGCAAAGCCAAAACAGCCAGTGGCACCAGCTTCTGCCGGTTTACCCGCAATATTTTCGAAACACCAGGCGACGGTGAAAACCTTACCATCGCCGGCAGCGACCATCAGATTGATTACAACACCTTTCAACATAAAAATGCGATGGGCCGGTTCCTCGCCATCCGCGGCTCCGGCAGCCAGATAGCAGAAAGACTGTGGATACACCACAACTATTTCCTCGATCAGCAGCATCAGGCAGGCAATGGCATTGAAACACTGCAGTTCGGGCTGAGCGGCTTCAGCCTCTCTTCCAGCAACAGTATCGTGGAATACAATCTTTTTGAGCAATGTAACGGAGAAAATGAAATGATCTCTGTAAAAGCATCTGCAGTAGTGCTGCGCTACAATACCATCCGTGACTGCCCCGCACAGTTCACCCTGCGGCATGGCAATCGTTGCCAGGTATATGGCAACTACTTCGTGAACACACCCGGCATCCGCATCTTCGGCGACGATCATGTTATCCACAGCAACTATTTTGAAAACTGCGATCCGGCCATCACCATCGGCAACGGTGATGGTGAAGTAGCCGACGGCGCACCGCTGACCTGCCACGACCGGCCCGACCGCACCATGATCGTATTCAACACCCTCGTCAACAACGTTAGTAATATCACCCAACCCGGACGCACCAACGGATTAGGCGCCACCGCTACCACTGTTGCCGCCAATATTGTTCAGGGAGGTGGTAACGCTGCTCAGATTGCAGGCCCCTACCCCAACCCTGTCTGGAAAAACAATATGCTGAATAACGCCAGCGCCGGCGCCATTCCTTCCAGCGGCTATGTGACCACCAATCCAATGCTCTCCCGCAATAGCAGTGGCACCTACCATATTCAGGCAGGAAGCCCTGCTATCGGTATGGTCACTACATCTTATCCGGGTGTGCAGACAGACATGGACGGACAGCCCCGTAGCACTCCGCTGGATGCTGGTGCAGACCAGGTGTCAACTGCTCCTGTAAAGACTGTCATTCTCAGTCCTGCTATGGTAGGGCATAGTGCACCATGA
- a CDS encoding YihY/virulence factor BrkB family protein has product MSHSITKQKLPYWQLFLLSFKDAYKSLQANDPLRLAGATAFFTTFALPAILVILIQLLRLIFRMNHPGRRLSMQLESMFGVETADAIVQTLRAFRSIAQNWVIGIAGFLFLLFVATTLFKIIKGSINELWRIRPVQKADFRQIMLSRLRGVLVIVFAGILFLIDVVAEAAKAFLGRYISAYLPALDAYYNSTLNYVMSVVWVTIWFYLVFYFIPDGRPRLKPGLVDALVTGILFTIGKIVLKVMLTYSSINTLYGASASTVLLLLFMFYSSIIFYFGAAFTNEWSSHIGQPIRTMHHAMRYELKTTEEEG; this is encoded by the coding sequence ATGAGTCATTCTATAACAAAACAAAAGTTGCCGTACTGGCAGCTCTTCCTGCTATCCTTTAAAGACGCCTATAAGTCTTTACAGGCCAACGACCCCTTACGCCTGGCAGGAGCCACCGCTTTTTTTACCACCTTCGCTCTTCCGGCTATCCTCGTTATTTTGATACAGTTGCTGCGCCTGATCTTCCGGATGAACCATCCGGGAAGAAGACTTTCGATGCAGCTGGAATCGATGTTTGGTGTGGAAACAGCCGACGCCATTGTACAAACGCTGCGAGCCTTCCGGAGCATCGCACAAAACTGGGTGATCGGTATCGCCGGATTTCTGTTTCTGTTGTTTGTGGCCACCACACTGTTTAAAATCATCAAAGGCTCTATCAATGAACTATGGAGGATAAGACCGGTACAGAAGGCAGATTTCAGACAGATCATGTTATCGCGGTTACGGGGTGTGCTGGTGATTGTTTTTGCGGGAATATTGTTTTTGATAGATGTAGTGGCAGAAGCAGCCAAGGCTTTTCTGGGAAGATATATCAGCGCTTATCTGCCGGCCCTGGATGCATATTATAACAGCACGCTCAATTATGTGATGTCGGTAGTTTGGGTGACCATCTGGTTTTATCTGGTGTTTTACTTTATCCCTGATGGCCGGCCACGGCTCAAACCGGGACTGGTAGACGCACTGGTGACTGGTATCCTTTTCACCATCGGCAAAATTGTACTGAAAGTAATGCTTACCTACAGCAGTATCAATACGCTCTATGGCGCTTCCGCCTCTACGGTGCTGTTACTGCTCTTTATGTTTTATTCTTCTATCATTTTTTATTTCGGGGCTGCCTTTACCAACGAATGGTCTTCCCATATCGGACAACCTATCCGTACCATGCATCATGCGATGCGGTATGAGTTGAAGACAACAGAAGAGGAAGGATAA
- a CDS encoding dihydrofolate reductase family protein, with amino-acid sequence MRKLIVYIAVSLDGYIATEDGGIDWLTGFPNPDNNDYGYARFLATVDTTLMGYKTYQDVLRLAENFPYPDTTNYVFSRSPKPEAPYVTFMNGDSIPALVQQLKAQDGKNIWLIGGGELNAAFLQHDLIDEMIIHTIPVVLGTGRPLFAGNVQKTFKVKDIKLYDTGVVETRYER; translated from the coding sequence ATGCGGAAACTGATTGTATATATTGCTGTAAGCCTCGATGGATATATTGCCACAGAAGATGGCGGCATAGACTGGCTCACCGGATTCCCCAATCCAGACAACAACGATTATGGTTATGCCAGGTTCTTGGCTACTGTAGACACTACGCTAATGGGCTATAAAACCTATCAGGACGTGTTACGTCTTGCGGAGAATTTTCCATATCCTGATACCACCAATTATGTATTCAGTCGCAGTCCGAAGCCGGAAGCGCCCTATGTCACTTTTATGAATGGAGACAGTATTCCTGCACTGGTGCAGCAGCTGAAGGCACAGGATGGTAAAAACATCTGGCTGATAGGTGGTGGTGAACTGAATGCCGCTTTCCTGCAACATGACCTGATTGATGAAATGATCATTCATACGATTCCCGTAGTACTGGGAACTGGAAGACCATTGTTTGCGGGTAATGTGCAGAAAACATTTAAGGTAAAGGATATCAAACTGTATGACACCGGCGTGGTGGAAACCCGCTATGAACGATAA
- a CDS encoding MBL fold metallo-hydrolase yields MEKVKTLQGLKSKGWFQVAPGVWGIRDVFVNMYLIQNVRTRSWVLVDAGLRTSARKIKKLSKELFAPHFAPAAIVLTHGHFDHVGALPKLLREWEVPVYAHYLEAPYLTGRSAYPPPDPYAGGGIISMMSWIFPQDPIDLNGHLLLLPEDKSVPGLEGWRYIETPGHTPGHISLYRESDGLLLAGDAFATTRAEALTCTLAQSRHISGPPRYFTPDWVAAETSVKKLAALQPYTVATGHGRPLHGKAMQHRLQWLADHFKSIAKPHFGRYSKESAVAGVNGVEYVPSPPPFRWVVLAGVIAIVATGALIYNRRKA; encoded by the coding sequence ATGGAAAAAGTGAAGACATTGCAAGGACTGAAAAGCAAGGGATGGTTTCAGGTAGCACCGGGCGTATGGGGCATCAGGGATGTTTTTGTGAATATGTATCTGATACAGAATGTCCGTACCCGGTCCTGGGTATTGGTAGATGCCGGGCTGCGCACTTCGGCCCGCAAAATTAAAAAGCTGTCGAAGGAGCTGTTTGCCCCGCATTTTGCCCCGGCGGCCATCGTTTTAACACATGGGCATTTCGACCATGTAGGAGCTTTGCCTAAATTGCTGAGAGAGTGGGAGGTGCCCGTGTATGCACATTACCTGGAAGCTCCCTATCTCACCGGAAGGTCTGCTTACCCGCCACCAGACCCCTACGCCGGCGGAGGCATCATCAGCATGATGTCATGGATTTTTCCACAGGACCCCATCGATCTCAATGGTCATCTGCTATTGCTGCCGGAAGATAAATCAGTCCCCGGTCTGGAAGGCTGGCGTTATATCGAAACGCCCGGCCATACGCCCGGTCATATCAGCTTGTACCGGGAATCAGACGGGCTGCTGCTGGCCGGCGACGCCTTTGCCACTACCAGGGCCGAAGCACTCACCTGTACGCTAGCTCAATCAAGGCATATATCCGGTCCTCCCCGCTACTTTACCCCTGATTGGGTGGCTGCAGAAACCAGCGTGAAAAAACTCGCCGCACTGCAACCGTACACCGTAGCCACCGGACATGGCCGCCCACTCCATGGCAAAGCCATGCAACACCGCCTGCAATGGCTGGCAGATCATTTTAAATCAATAGCCAAACCCCATTTTGGAAGATATTCCAAAGAATCCGCTGTAGCAGGCGTCAACGGTGTGGAATATGTACCATCCCCTCCTCCTTTCCGCTGGGTAGTACTGGCCGGCGTCATAGCAATAGTGGCTACCGGTGCTTTGATTTACAACAGAAGAAAGGCCTAA
- the rpiA gene encoding ribose 5-phosphate isomerase A: protein METIDFKLEAAKEALKYIHEGDTVGLGAGSTIAHLVRLMGEMPALKQSVTVVTSSFNTRQLLLEQGFRVTDTALLSTLDIYFDGCDQFDKALNALKSGGGIHTQEKLLAAMAQRFILIGDGSKYVERLLVTVPVVIELIPAALPLVQRELQRLYPAARPQLRISNKKDGAVITENGNLLIDIWFTVFPPVAEINPQLKAIPGVLETSLFYQMAQEAIIAGKNGVTTVRPARQNTAG from the coding sequence ATGGAAACGATTGATTTTAAACTGGAGGCAGCGAAGGAAGCGCTGAAATATATCCATGAAGGTGATACCGTGGGATTGGGTGCAGGAAGCACGATTGCTCACCTGGTACGTTTGATGGGGGAGATGCCTGCCTTGAAGCAGAGCGTTACGGTAGTGACGTCTTCTTTTAACACCCGGCAGTTATTGCTGGAACAGGGTTTCAGGGTTACTGATACTGCGTTGCTCTCCACCCTGGACATCTACTTCGATGGCTGTGATCAGTTTGACAAAGCACTGAACGCACTCAAGAGCGGAGGCGGCATTCACACCCAGGAGAAGCTGCTGGCTGCCATGGCACAACGTTTTATACTGATCGGTGACGGCTCCAAGTATGTGGAACGTTTGCTGGTAACGGTCCCGGTAGTGATAGAGCTGATACCTGCTGCACTGCCACTGGTACAAAGGGAACTGCAACGACTGTATCCTGCTGCACGCCCGCAACTCCGGATCAGCAATAAAAAAGATGGTGCCGTTATCACTGAAAACGGTAACCTCCTGATAGATATCTGGTTTACCGTATTTCCCCCGGTTGCAGAAATAAATCCACAGTTGAAGGCCATTCCGGGAGTACTGGAAACCTCCCTCTTTTATCAGATGGCCCAGGAAGCGATAATAGCCGGCAAAAACGGCGTAACAACCGTACGGCCAGCCAGACAGAACACTGCCGGCTGA